The DNA sequence TTGTGCGGGTCCAGGGAGCGGGAGCGTTCGTGGCGGAGTTCGACGACCTCGGCCCGGGCCAGGTCTTCGCGAATGGCGCCGCCTTTGCCGCGGCGGGCGTTCAGCTCGGACTGCCACAGCTTGATGATCCGGTCCCGGAGCCGGTCTTGGAGGTCCTCATACGCGGCAGCCAACTCGGGGTCGAGCATCGCGGCGATCGAGAACGACTTCGGTGCGTTGATCGTCGCATCCAGGACCAGGTCCGCAACGGGGGACTCGAGGTCACGCCCGCGACGTTCCCCAGTGATCGGGTCGAGTCCGTCGACCCAGTCCTTGAGTTGGTCCTTGGTGAGGAGGTCGTCGCGGATGGCACCGTTCTCCACGACGTACCGGGTCATCACCGCGTCCGCATAGCCGGCCGCGGCGATCACACCGTCTGCGGTCTTAGCAGTGAGGGTGGCGTCACAGACCCCGCTGAAGGCGTAGTTGACCGCTTGCTTGACACCGTGGGAAGACTGTCCCCGCTTCCACCTCGCTACTCCACCTCGCACCCGAACTCACCTCCCACTAACCTCGTCTTGAGCTTCCCGAAACTGGACGGTCTTGTCCTTTCGAAAAAGACTCCCTCTACTTATTACTTCCGGTTCGGCGAGCGTTTTGGCGCGCAGATGGCGCGCGCTGCTGCTTTTTCCCGAATCCGCTCTGTCCCTGGCCAACGGTGACCGGCCAGATCCGGCCTGTGTTTCCGGGTGTCTGAGCGTGCAAACCACCCTCTGCTGGGAATTTGCTAGCCGTGACGATTCCGACGAGCACACCGGGTGCAGACGCGCCCGCCTGGCAACGGCGGAAGTTCACGACAGGGGCGTCCGACAGGCTCGCCGGCGAGCTGCGCTGGAGTTCGGTGTCCGAAACGATTGCCTTCATATCTACACGTTGTGTTTCCCGGCCGAATTTGACGCGCGAACCCCTCAAATGTCCGAAACCCGCTAGGAATTCGCGGGAATCGTGGCGGACCTTCGGCTCGAACCGTGCCGAGGACCGCACGGCCATCGTGCGACTAACCAGCGACGCTGGCGCGTGCTGACTGCGGCTCACTCTCTTCGATGGCCAGGCGGGTGAGGTTGATGAAGGGCACGCCCGCCGTCTCCGCAGTGAGGGCGGTGAGCCATCCGATCGGGGTGGACGGGTCGGCGGCGATCGCCCACCCGTCCATCACGTACGTGCTGACGGTCTCCACGCACTCCTGTTTCTCGGCTGCGGTCGGGTTGTCTGAGCCTTCCACGCCGATGAGTCCGCCCTGTAGTTCCGGTGCCATGTTGCTGGTGTCGATGATGAATACCCGCATCCCGCTCACTCCCTCGTAGGGTCGATCGTTTTTGAGTGCCTTTCCGGCGGGCGATTGAGAGCGAGTGGGAGGTGTGCAGTGCCGGGACCGTGGAGTACCGGAGGGGAGCGCAGCGGAGTGAGGATACGCCGCGAAAGCCCGGGATGGAGCACCGGCAGGGAGCTACGATCGGGCGACGGAAAGGCCCTCAAATCCCAAAGGGCAGCGCCGCATGCGGCGTCCGCGACTGGTGGCACGCGGGGACATGGATGTGGCCCCGTCATCGTCTCGGGTTACGACGCGGGGCCAGTACCAAGACGCCCTGCATCCGAACGCTGAACGCTCGCAAGTAGACATCCTTGTCCACGTGGATCGGAGCTGCGGAGTACGGATCGCTCGACTCTAGACGCCGCTCGCTTCACCGCAACCACGTTGACGCGAGACCCCAGTGAAACCTGGGTCGACGGACGCCGTCCCACTTAAGTGCCTACGTGCATTCGCTCTCTTCTCTCTCGTCTCTCCTTACGTCCCTTCTCTCATCGTCTCTTCTCCTTCCTGCCCTCTGTCTCCTTCATTCCTTGCTCCATCTGTCTCTTCTCCCTTTCGCTCTTTCCTTTCTCGCCGCTTCTCTCGCATGCCCTTTACCGGCGCCCTGTTCACAACGAGCCCGGTTACCAGAACTGCTAGCCGTGGAGCTCGATGATCTCCGCGAGGGTATGGGCCACCTTCAGGACGAGTGCTGCGGTGTCTCGAATGACCGTGACGTCTTCGTCCGCCCACCCGGTGATGTATCCGACGCTGTATGCGCTGGTGTCGAATCCGGTGAGACCGGAGACGATGTACGCGACCGATTCGGCTTCGACTTCCATCTGGCCGCGGTGAGCGCGGTACTCGTCGACGTCGTCGATGTGGCGCAGTTCGATGTGTGCGGTTTCGTGAATGAGCGTCTTCGCGGCCTGCTCAATGGCGAGGTTTTCAGCCAAGGTCACCCGGCGCGACTTGGGGTCGGTGTACCCGCTAGCATTTCCGATCGCCGCGCGGTGAACCGTCCATCCGTGCGTCGCGAGGTGCGCGGTGAGGGAAGGGATGACGCCGTGGTCGTCGTCGCCGGTCAGCTGGTGGGTCGGGTTCTCTGGCAGTGGCTCGGCCCCTTCGATTGGGTCCGTCTGCGCAATGTCGAACACCGACAACGTCGGGAAATACCGAATCACGCGCTTAGCCTCTTGGGCTGCTTCATCAGCGCCCTCAACGGGTTCGTTCTTCTTCTCGTGGTACCCGAAGATCTTGATCGACTTCTCGCCTCTGCGCACCTGACGTCCTTTCGCCTGCCACTGCCGGAACCCAGCGACCATCGTCGCTTCTGGGTTCTGGGCGAGGATCAGGAGGAGGTTGTTCAGGAAGGCTGGGGAATTGCATCTGATGCAGGATTCAGGGATTCGAGACCGGCCGAGGCTGCGTCGCCTCGGGCCCTGTGGTCGCTGCGTAGAAACGCCACATGAGGTGCTGCGGTGCGGAAACGAGGAGCGAACCTCACCCCGGATCGTGCATCTGATGAATGATATCATCATCGGGTGTCGGTGCGAGGTGCGGATGGTCCCGAGGAGGAGCGGTCGGTGCGCGTTGCTCAAGGCAGCCCAGCGGCGCGGCTGCTCACACCGGGCGTGGCGCTGTTCGCCGCCGAGGAGACCGTGCTCGCGGCGATGCTGGAGGGCTGGGAGCTGCAGCAGCGGTCCCGAATGCTGTCGGGGTTGACGATCGAGCGTCGGCTGTTGACGGTTCGCCGGTTCGCGTCGTTCACGAACGACTACCCGTGGCACTGGACGCCGGGCGATGTCGAGGCGTGGACGGCGGAGATGGTCTCGGCGGGGATGGCGCACTCGACGGTGCGGAACTACCAGATGGCGGTGTCGCTGTTCTGCGGCTACCTCTCCGATCCCCGTTATCAGTGGCACGAGGTCTGCGAACGGCACTTCGGAGACGTGCCGGTGCAGGTGTTCCACGAGTGGAACACGGTGATCCATCGCAGCGACTACGAGGGGCGGCCGGGCAACCGGCCGCTGTCGCGCGACGAGCTCCAAGCGTTCTTCGACTATTGCGACCAGCGCGTCTCCCAGGTGCAGTCGACGGGCCGCAAGGGCTGGCTGGCGGCGTTCCGCGACGCGACACTGTTCAAGACGATCTACGCCTGGGGTCTGCGCCGGCGGGAAGCCTCCAAGTTGGAGACGGTTGACTGGTCGGGCAACGCTGCGGCTATCGGGTTCGGCCGATACGGGGCGCTGGCCGTCCGCTACGGCAAAGCACTGCGCGGCAGCCCGCCCAGGCGTCGCACCGTTCTGACCACGATGGGGTGGGCGGCCGAGGCCGTCGCGGAGTGGACGGAGGAGCTTCGCCCGCTCTACGACGCGACAGGCACGGCGTTGTGGCCGACTGAGCGGCGCGCCCGCGTCAGCGCGGATGCGATCTCGCGACGGTTCGCCGAGTACCGGGACGCGATCGGTCTGGACCGGAACCTCGGCCCGCACTGCCTGCGCCACTCGTATGCGACGCATCTGCTCGAAGACGGCTTCGACCACTTGTTCGTGCAGCAGCAGCTCGGCCATTCCTGGGGCTCGACGACCGCGATCTACACGACCGTCGGCGCCGACTACAAGAACAAGGCGCTGCGCCGAGCCCTCGACCGCGCCTTCCAGCCCGAGACCGAGTGAGACCCCGAGGAGGAACACGATGGCACGCACACCCCAGCCCCGCCTGGGATACCGATGGCACCTGCGACGGCTGATGGCCGCCCAGGAGATGTTCGCCACCACGACACTGGTTCCGCTGCTCGCCGAGCGCGGCATCGTCCTGTCTGAAGCGCAGGTATATCGGCTCGTCACCGGCACCCCCGAGCGGTTGAGCCTGCGCACTCTGACCGCGCTCTGCGACATCCTCGGCTGCACCCCGAACGACCTCATCGAGCCCGTCGCCGAGACCGCAGCCGTCAAAGCTACCGGCACCACCGGGAAACCCACTGCCGTCTCGGCCACGGCGAAGACCCGCACCCCGCGGCGCGCGGATATCACCCGCAGCAAGTGACGGGACAAACCTGTCAGCTCTGCGACCGCGCCGCGATGCCCGGCCGTGGGCTCTGCTCGCGTTGCAGCAAGGGCGTCGGTCGAGTGCGCGGCGACTGCTCCCGCTGCGAGAAACCGGATCGGCTGCTCGACTTCGAGGGCCGCTGCCGATGGTGTCGTGAACGAGCCAGGAAACACTGCCAGGACTGCAGCCGCAGTGACGTCCTCCTCGTCGGCATCGACGGGAACCGTGTCTGCAATCCCTGCGCGCTGCGGCGGCACCTTGACCGCGTGCTCACCGGAGACGGCGTGCTCGCCCCGCTGCACGCGTCGGTCCTCGCCGCGGAACCCCTCACGACCCGCCGCTGGCTGACCCGCACCCGCGACCTGCTGCGCGACCTCGACACCGGCCGCATCCCGCTCAGCCACGACACCCTCGACCGGTTCCCGCAACGCCGAGCAGCCGAGCATCTGCGCGCGCTGCTGATCGCCGCTGGGCTCCTCGAGCCGGACCCTCATCGAAGCCTGCGCCGCCTCGAAGCCCGCGTCCTGGATCTGACCGCACCGCTGGATCACGAGCACCGGCAGCTCGCGACGCGCTGGCTCAACTGGAAAGTCCTGCCACGGCTGCGGACTCTGGACGAGCAACAGCGCGTCGACATCAGCGCGCGCAACGCTACCCGCCAGATCGAACAGGTCGTCGCCTTCCTCGCTGGACTGCAAGACGTCGACCGGCATCTGGACGAGGCAACCCAGCACGATATCGATTCGTGGTTCGCGGGCCCCGGCGCCATCCGACACGTCGTCCGCCCGTTCCTCACCTGGGCACGCCAGAACCGTCAGCTGCCCCGAGAGATCGAGCTCCCGCCCACCTACGTCGGACAGCCCGTCACCCCGATGGACACCGAACAGCGTTGGCAGATCGCCCGGCGACTGATCACCGACGACACCCTCGATCCCGCCGACCGGATCGCCGCCGCGCTCATCGTGCTCTACGCGCAACCGGTGAACCGGGTCGTTGCGCTCACGACCGACGACGTGACCGTCACCGAGACCGGCACGAACCTCGCCCTCGGCACTGACGCGCTCGAACTGCCCGAGCCGTTCGCGACCGTGATCCGCCAACTCCCGGTCCGCCGCCGCGCCGGCACGGCCGAGCAGCTCCCGACCCGATGGCTGTTCCCCGGAAACCACGCCGGCACCCACATCACCCAGAACGCTCTAGCGAACCGGCTGCGCCGAACACTCGACATCCAGCCGAGGCAACTGCGCCTGGCCGCAGCCGAGCAGCTCACCCGAGAGATCCCGCCCGCGATGCTCGCCAGCATCCTCGGACTGCGCCCACTCACCATCGTCCGCATCAGCGCGAACGCTGGCGGCTCGTGGGCGAACTACGCCGCCGACCGGCAGACCTGACAGCGAGTATTCACGGGGTTCGAATACGCCAACCCTGCCAGTCCTGTAGTTGTGGAAGGAGCGGGCGAACTCCAGGAATGCCCGCCACTGGCCGCTGTCGGCGAGCTGTTGGACCTGGTCCATGATCGACGCGTGCAGTGCCTCCGCCTCCGCCTGTCGTTCCTCTGCACTTCGAGAGTTGTGGGTGGGGACCATGATGCTTGCCTCCTGATCGTTCTTGTTGCCGTTCCGGCACAGAGATCGAGAGCGGGCGGAGGCGGCGTAGTGCCCGGAGGGAGCGGTTGCTAAGCGCAACGAGCGTAGCGAGTGGAGTCTGCAAATAGCGCATCAAGGGAACGGAGCTGATGGAGCTCGCTATGATCGGCTGCCGGATCGGAAAGAAGACCGCCGATACGACAAGACGCTGGTGCCCTGCCATCACCCCCGCAGGTTAGGACCCGGCTTTGTTTGACCACGAGGGCTCGAGACGATCACAACCGTGTCCGACGAAACACTGCGAAGAGCCAGCGGGCTAAGCTCACAGGCAGGTGGTGGGGCTCACCCCGAACGAAACTGCGCCGTGCGGCGACAACGGTCCCTGAGGTGACGATGAGGAGCGCCCAGTGACCAAGAGCAACGGTGATGCGTTGACCCTGCGGGGGAGAGAGATTTTCGGCCCGAGCAGCGACGCGAACCTCCTACCGGAGGAGGTGCGGATCCTCTGGGACTTCGTCCACGGCGACATCATGGACGGGACGACCAGGCGGCGACTGCTGGCGAACCGGGGTATGTGTACCCGCCATGCGTGGGCGTACGCCACCGTGGAGATCGAACTCTGGCACGACGGAGCCGGCGCCCGCGGCGGGCATCAACCGTTCGATGTGTCCGTCCTCTACACAGCGTTGCTCGAGGATGTCCGGTGGGCGCTGCACGGGCCCCCGAAGGCGATGCGGCGTCACTTGGCCAGCGGTGGTGTTTGCGTGGTCTGCGCGGATTTGAAGGGTCCGGCCCTGACGGGGATCATCGTCACACATGCGGGGATGGACCTTGCCGAGCTGACGGTGGAAGCGAACCGGATGGCGTACATTGCCGAATGGTTCACGGAGACTGCGCCGCTGTGGTCTCGCGTCGTTTGCGCTCAGTGCGCCGGCGATCATGGTGAGGCTGCCCCGGAGGCGTCGATCCGCTGCCGTCGGCACCTGCTGGATGGGGCACCGCCGGAACCGACAGAGTTCGCCGTACTCGCCTCCTACCTCGGCAGGTTGCAGCAGGAGTTGTCGCTGCTGACCGCGTCGATGACTCAGTCGGGTACGCCGGCAACTTCAGCTGTCGACGCATCCTGGGTGGAGACGCTGGGCTGGTTTCATGGTTGGGCGTTCCCGTTGACGCTGTCGTCGCAGCTGGAGTAACCGGTGGCGGGGATGTTCCAGCTGATGATGACCGGGTG is a window from the Leifsonia shinshuensis genome containing:
- a CDS encoding ArdC-like ssDNA-binding domain-containing protein; the encoded protein is MVAGFRQWQAKGRQVRRGEKSIKIFGYHEKKNEPVEGADEAAQEAKRVIRYFPTLSVFDIAQTDPIEGAEPLPENPTHQLTGDDDHGVIPSLTAHLATHGWTVHRAAIGNASGYTDPKSRRVTLAENLAIEQAAKTLIHETAHIELRHIDDVDEYRAHRGQMEVEAESVAYIVSGLTGFDTSAYSVGYITGWADEDVTVIRDTAALVLKVAHTLAEIIELHG
- a CDS encoding tyrosine-type recombinase/integrase; amino-acid sequence: MSVRGADGPEEERSVRVAQGSPAARLLTPGVALFAAEETVLAAMLEGWELQQRSRMLSGLTIERRLLTVRRFASFTNDYPWHWTPGDVEAWTAEMVSAGMAHSTVRNYQMAVSLFCGYLSDPRYQWHEVCERHFGDVPVQVFHEWNTVIHRSDYEGRPGNRPLSRDELQAFFDYCDQRVSQVQSTGRKGWLAAFRDATLFKTIYAWGLRRREASKLETVDWSGNAAAIGFGRYGALAVRYGKALRGSPPRRRTVLTTMGWAAEAVAEWTEELRPLYDATGTALWPTERRARVSADAISRRFAEYRDAIGLDRNLGPHCLRHSYATHLLEDGFDHLFVQQQLGHSWGSTTAIYTTVGADYKNKALRRALDRAFQPETE
- a CDS encoding helix-turn-helix domain-containing protein, which codes for MARTPQPRLGYRWHLRRLMAAQEMFATTTLVPLLAERGIVLSEAQVYRLVTGTPERLSLRTLTALCDILGCTPNDLIEPVAETAAVKATGTTGKPTAVSATAKTRTPRRADITRSK